The Ignavibacteriales bacterium DNA window GTCAAGAAAACGGTTGACTAAAATTTTCTTTTACACTAAGTTGAAGCAGTACCAATAACGCTTCTATAAATGGGGTACTTTGTTTGGGAAATTGAGAACAAAGAAAATAGATTTCTGCAAAGGTTAATAGGTTAAAAAAGCTGATTGTGCAAAGGACGATAGATATGCACACACTATTTTTAAATTGTAAGAAATTAGATTGTTTTGTAATAAATTGGAACGTAGATATGCAACTGCATGCATATCTATGTTCTTTGGCTAATAATTTCATGCAGTATAAGTAATAGTTAGGCATTACATTATGAATAAGGTTTCTTTTTTATTAAAAGTAAAAAAACACAGCATTTTAATTGTGTCTCTCGTCAGCATTTGTTTGCTTATAACAGAAGCAAATCTTGTTTCATTTTCATTGTGGCTTATTTTGCCAGCTTGGATTACTCTTGGTATTTGTATTGCAATCCGTTTCAGTTCAATTCCAAATGAAAGTCCTTATAAAAAAGCATTTTACTTATTGTGTTTACCATTACTTTTCTATTTTGGGTTTTGGGAAACAGCATTTCGCGATTTGCTAAATTTGATTTTTGAACCATCTTTTCAACACTTATTAAATTTTATAACAAATAAACCATTCCTTGTTTTAATTATACTTTACCTTGCCTTCGTATGTTTTTTCCAAAGCATCGAGCTTCAAAAACAACGGGATAGTCTTGAGAGATACAAAAAGCAATTTATGGAACAACTTCATCAAGACTTCACGGAAAAAAATATTGAATAATATCATTTATTAAATTGTGCATTATGAAAGATCCTAAAAATGAGTTGAGAGACTACTTACAAAAACTTATCCGACGGTTGCTTTATATAAAGGGCTTGAATAAGCAATTAATATTATTAAAAGAATGGGAGACACCATCTAGAATAGTTGCGTTAGAGATTGGTTCATATTTTTTTAAACTCGTCGGATATAGTTTCTATCGAACTATATTAATTGAATTATGTATGCTTCTTGATGACCGAGAAGAAAAGTGTATTGTTGATTGGTTAAATAAAGCTAAAGAACACGCGAAAGCACTTGAGCCAACCATTTATAATTCCGATAGTGGGAAAAGGGAAATAATAAATCCAGAACCATATCATAAGATTATAATTGAGCAGCAAGAATTAATTAATTCAATAATGGAAATAATCAGTAATATCAAAGGGCGACGAGATACTACTTTAGCTCACTCTGACGCAAAATATTTTAATAATCCTGAAGACACCTATGAGAAATTTCCTTTAACTAATACTGATATTGAACGTGTTATAGAAACAGCAACTCAAATATTACGAATGCAACACGTTTATTTGTTTGAATCCGATTTAGATATTCAAGTTCACGCAACCAGCAATATAGATACTATTTTATGGCATACACGTGGATTTAAAAGAGTTTGGCAAGACAAAAGAGCAAAATCACTTTATCCATATTTTTATAAACTTGATGATTATGAAGAAAAATTGAAAGAACATTTAACTAAAAAAGCGTAAACGCCTAACATGTTCTTCAAGCTGTTACACAGTCTGCTTTCTTGTTTTCCAAAACATTAATCCGCCGAATAAAAACATTACCGCACCCCACCAAATATTAGGATGTGTTTCACTAAGAACAGTTGCTCGTTCCGGCGGATTAATAATTTGAAATATCCCGGTTAGAAATATTATTCCGCCCATTGCTAATAAAATTAATCCAACAAAAAACCAGATCGGTTTCATTTTATGTTCTGTCATTTTATAATCTCCTTTTACCAGAATAATAAGTTTAAGATAACTAAAACTATCAAAGCAATAATTGCAACAAACTCGGGACGTTTTACAAACGGCAAATGCTGATCGTGTTTTTCATCAGTCAATCCTTTAACTAAACCAACCAATTCCTCTTTCGGTTTTCTCTTTGTGAAGAGACTAATTACAATTGTAACAACTGCACAAATAACCCAAGCCCACCAAGCCCGCCAAAAATTTGCAGCCATATCACTTTGAACGCCGGACATTGTAATTATACTTTCATGGAACCAATGAAACTTTACAGCCATCCACATAAAAAATGATGAAGTCATTCCTGTTACAAGTCCCCAGAAAGCGCCGTTAGGTGTTATCCACCATACAAACATTCCAAGAAGCATTGTTGCAAATAGCGGTGCGTTCACCCAAGAAAAAATTGCCTGCATGTAATCCATTATACTTGGAAAACTTTTTGCCCAGTATGCTGTGCCGAGAGAAATTAAAACTCCAACAATTGTAGAAACGCGCCCCATCCAGAGCAAATGTGAATCCGTAGCTTTTTTATTCAAAACTGATTTATAAATATCGTAAGTCCAAACAGTGTTGAACGCGCTGATGTTCCCCGCTTGCCCCGCCATGAACCCGGCTAGCAATGCCGTTACACCTAATCCGACCAAACCGGAGGGATAATATCGTGCGATCAAAAGAGGAAGTGCAGAATCATAATTTACTTGTCCTCCATCATTTAATAATTTAAATCCGCTGTTAGGATCAATCGAAAGTGCAATAGCTATTAATCCGGCAAGTATAACTAGAAACGGTAAAGCCATTTTAAAAAATGAAGCAAGCAACGGTGTCATTCTTGCTGACCGCAAATCTTTTGCAGAGAATGCTCTCTGCACAACAAGAAAGTCTGTAGTCCAATAACCGAACGATAAAACAAATCCAAGTCCAAGGACTATTCCGCCCCAATGAATGAACATTCCGTTTTGCATTGGGTTGGAAGATGTTGACCAAAGAGTTGTTAATGAGACTTGAGAACTGTATTCATTTATCCTTGCCATAATTTCTTTTAAGCTTCCTATCTCAAGAATTCCAAAAATGGAAACGAGAAACAATCCAAACCAGATCAAGAAGAATTGAATTATCTCAGTAAAGATTGCGGACATTAATCCGCTTAATCCCACATAACATGCGACAGTAATTGCAGAAGCCCACATGGCGTAATCCCAATTCCAACCGAGAAATGTATGAAGCACAAGAGCCATTGCGTAAAGATTTATTCCGGAAACAAGCAGCGTCATAATTGCAAAAGCAATTCCGTTAAGCACTCTTGTCTTTTCATCGAATCTTAATTTTAAATAACCCGGAACTGATTTGATCTTACTACTATAATAGAAAGGCATCATGTAAATACCGAGGAAGAGCATTGCAGGAATTGCACCGATCCAATAAAAATGCGCAACGTACATTCCGTATTTAAAAGTATTGCCAGTCATTCCTAATAGTTCAAGTGCCCCAAGATTGGCTGAAAGAAATGCGAGACCGGCAACCCAGGAAGAATTTTTCCTTCCGGCAAGAAAGAAATCTTCTTCGCTCTTTGTGAATTTCCTTAGATACCACCCGATGCCGAGAACAAATGCAAAGTAGATCAGGATAATTACCCAATCAATAAATGTTAGCCCAATTGCTTGCATAGATTTTCCTTATAGCGTTGAAAGAAATTATTATTCTAATGTTTACAATTATTGATAACGTTTAACTATAACGGCAGAAGCTTCTCCTCCGCCAATACATAAAGAAGCTAATCCATATTTTGAATTTCTTTTTTTCATTTCGTACAGAAGTGTTGTCATTATTCTTGCACCGCTTGCGCCAATCGGGTGACCCAATGCAATTGCACCGCCATTAACATTTACATTATCAGAAGATAATCCCAATAATTTACTAACTGCTAATGATACAACTGCAAACGCCTCGTTTATTTCGAATAGATCAATGTCGGTAAGTTTTATCTTTGCTTTTGCCAAAACTTTATTAATCGCATCAGCCGGAGCTGTGGTAAATTCAATAGGCAATCTTGCGGCTGAACTCTGAGCAACTATCTCTACTAAAGGTGTATATCCAAGTTCTTTTGCTTTTTCTTCACTCATAATTAATAAAGCCGCAGCACCGTCATTTAACTTCGATGCATTCGCAGCAGTAACCACTCCATTTTTATCAAACGCGGGACGTAGTGAAGATATTTTTTCAAAATTTACTTTTTCAGGTTCTTCATCTTTTGTTACAACAGTTTCTCCCGTCTTCGATTTTATTTTTACTCCAACAATTTCATCATTAAACTTTCCTTCTTGCTGAGCATTGATTGCACGCTTGTAGGAGAGAACAGCAAATTCATCCAATTGTTCTCGTGTAAAGTTGAAATCTTTTGCACAAGCTTCAGCACAATTACCCATATGAATATTGTTATAGACATCAGTAAGTCCGTCAACTAAAATGGAATCATAGATAGAAGAATTACCTAAGCGGTAACCGTTGCGAGCATTCTGTAAAATGTAAGGTGCATTAGACATACTTTCTTGTCCGCCTGCGATAATTACATTTGCATCTTCACAAATAATTGCTTGATGAGCAAGCATAACAGCTTTCAATCCGCTGCCGCACATTTTATTTATAGTTAAACATTCTGTTTTTTCAGGAAGACCTGCAAACAACGCCGCTTGGCGTGCTGGTGCTTGACCTAATCCGG harbors:
- a CDS encoding sodium:solute symporter family protein — its product is MQAIGLTFIDWVIILIYFAFVLGIGWYLRKFTKSEEDFFLAGRKNSSWVAGLAFLSANLGALELLGMTGNTFKYGMYVAHFYWIGAIPAMLFLGIYMMPFYYSSKIKSVPGYLKLRFDEKTRVLNGIAFAIMTLLVSGINLYAMALVLHTFLGWNWDYAMWASAITVACYVGLSGLMSAIFTEIIQFFLIWFGLFLVSIFGILEIGSLKEIMARINEYSSQVSLTTLWSTSSNPMQNGMFIHWGGIVLGLGFVLSFGYWTTDFLVVQRAFSAKDLRSARMTPLLASFFKMALPFLVILAGLIAIALSIDPNSGFKLLNDGGQVNYDSALPLLIARYYPSGLVGLGVTALLAGFMAGQAGNISAFNTVWTYDIYKSVLNKKATDSHLLWMGRVSTIVGVLISLGTAYWAKSFPSIMDYMQAIFSWVNAPLFATMLLGMFVWWITPNGAFWGLVTGMTSSFFMWMAVKFHWFHESIITMSGVQSDMAANFWRAWWAWVICAVVTIVISLFTKRKPKEELVGLVKGLTDEKHDQHLPFVKRPEFVAIIALIVLVILNLLFW
- a CDS encoding thiolase family protein: MKKVVITHAKRTPVGSFNGSLSSFSAPQLGSIVIKSLLEESKIDKNNIDEVIMGNVLAAGLGQAPARQAALFAGLPEKTECLTINKMCGSGLKAVMLAHQAIICEDANVIIAGGQESMSNAPYILQNARNGYRLGNSSIYDSILVDGLTDVYNNIHMGNCAEACAKDFNFTREQLDEFAVLSYKRAINAQQEGKFNDEIVGVKIKSKTGETVVTKDEEPEKVNFEKISSLRPAFDKNGVVTAANASKLNDGAAALLIMSEEKAKELGYTPLVEIVAQSSAARLPIEFTTAPADAINKVLAKAKIKLTDIDLFEINEAFAVVSLAVSKLLGLSSDNVNVNGGAIALGHPIGASGARIMTTLLYEMKKRNSKYGLASLCIGGGEASAVIVKRYQ